A single region of the Nocardioides aquaticus genome encodes:
- a CDS encoding sugar transferase, with amino-acid sequence MGFLPLTLLALDVALISVAGTIAVLGREELSIFDVSAGGIRESVGMVGPVMLLGWVAAIAVLGGYRQEVFGAGTDEYKRVLNAGLVATGLTAVGCYVAQYPLSRGFFLLAYAIGVPLVLIGRYTVRKMLHAARRRGALTRRVLIAGTRSHVDDVARVLGRERWLGYDVIGALTPEWDLGEETSTGLPVLGNTTDAPEVAQDQGADIIFFAGGSAGSATVMRSMFWTLEKQQVGVVVAPSVTDISSERVGIRPVGGLPLIHIDPPTWSDASRWGKRLFDVLGSLGLILAFSPLLVFVALRIRLHDGGPLLFSHPRIGRHGEEFSCLKFRTMVPDADRLIADMQTESGASALLFKVKGDPRITRPGRWLRRFSVDEVPQLFNVLRGDMSLVGPRPQVAKEVALYDHAMSRRLHVRPGMTGLWQVSGRSDLTLEEAVRLDLYYVDNWSMLQDVSILARTARAVLGSRGAY; translated from the coding sequence TTGGGTTTCCTGCCCCTCACCCTCCTGGCGCTCGACGTCGCGCTGATCTCTGTGGCCGGCACCATCGCCGTGCTCGGGCGCGAAGAGCTCAGCATCTTCGACGTCTCCGCCGGCGGGATCCGGGAGTCGGTGGGCATGGTCGGCCCGGTCATGCTGCTTGGCTGGGTCGCCGCCATCGCGGTCCTCGGCGGCTACCGCCAGGAAGTGTTCGGCGCAGGCACCGACGAGTACAAGCGGGTGCTGAACGCCGGTCTGGTCGCCACCGGACTGACCGCCGTCGGGTGCTACGTCGCCCAGTACCCGCTGTCCCGGGGCTTCTTCCTGCTCGCCTACGCGATCGGGGTCCCGCTGGTCCTCATCGGCCGCTACACCGTCCGCAAGATGCTGCACGCAGCTCGACGCCGCGGCGCCCTGACCCGCCGCGTGCTGATCGCCGGCACGCGCTCCCACGTCGACGACGTGGCCCGGGTCCTCGGCCGCGAGCGCTGGCTGGGATACGACGTCATCGGCGCGCTCACCCCCGAGTGGGACCTCGGCGAGGAGACGAGCACCGGGTTGCCCGTCCTCGGCAACACCACCGACGCTCCCGAGGTCGCCCAGGACCAGGGCGCCGACATCATCTTCTTCGCCGGCGGGTCCGCCGGTTCGGCCACCGTGATGCGCAGCATGTTCTGGACCCTTGAGAAGCAGCAGGTGGGGGTCGTAGTCGCCCCCAGCGTCACCGACATCTCCAGCGAGCGCGTCGGCATCCGGCCCGTCGGCGGCCTGCCGCTGATCCACATCGATCCGCCGACCTGGTCGGACGCGTCTCGCTGGGGCAAGCGACTCTTCGACGTCCTCGGCAGTCTCGGGCTGATCCTCGCCTTCAGCCCCCTGCTGGTGTTCGTGGCGCTGCGCATCCGGCTGCACGACGGCGGCCCCCTGCTCTTCTCGCACCCTAGGATCGGCCGGCACGGTGAGGAGTTCTCCTGCCTCAAGTTCCGGACGATGGTGCCGGACGCCGACCGACTTATCGCCGACATGCAGACCGAGTCCGGCGCCAGCGCCCTGCTCTTCAAGGTCAAGGGCGACCCCCGGATCACCCGCCCCGGCCGGTGGCTACGGCGCTTCTCGGTCGACGAGGTCCCCCAGCTCTTCAACGTGCTGCGAGGCGACATGAGCCTCGTCGGCCCGCGCCCGCAGGTGGCCAAGGAGGTGGCGTTGTACGACCACGCGATGAGTCGCCGGCTCCACGTCCGTCCCGGCATGACAGGTCTGTGGCAGGTCTCGGGCCGTAGCGACCTGACCCTGGAGGAAGCCGTCCGTCTCGACCTCTACTACGTCGATAACTGGTCGATGCTGCAGGACGTCTCGATCCTCGCCCGCACGGCCCGCGCCGTCCTCGGATCTCGCGGGGCCTACTGA
- a CDS encoding alpha/beta hydrolase — protein MPLDPGTQSLLDLIAAAGYPPMHEGTPTTARQAMRSMTVDLVTDETRIPVGEVTDIDAGGVPARFYRPEGDGPWPTLVWIHGGGWVIGDLDTYDQTCRRFCRDGEMAVLSVDYRLAPEAPFPAAVEDSMTAVRWALEHRAELGGSDLVAVGGDSAGGNLSAIAAQELRDQLAAQVLIYPSTDMAGDYPSRAENAEGYFLDLATMVWFSGHYLSGGERLDLADPRLSPIASDVAGVAPAVVVTAEYDPLRDEGEAYADKLAAAGVKVDRTRYDGLVHGFLDMGAMSPAADAALGDIIALTKALLDRLA, from the coding sequence ATGCCACTCGACCCCGGAACCCAGTCCCTGCTCGACCTCATCGCCGCCGCCGGCTACCCGCCCATGCACGAGGGCACCCCGACCACCGCTCGTCAGGCGATGCGGTCGATGACGGTCGACCTGGTCACCGACGAGACCCGGATCCCGGTCGGCGAGGTCACCGACATCGACGCCGGCGGCGTGCCCGCCCGGTTCTACCGGCCCGAGGGCGACGGCCCGTGGCCGACCCTGGTCTGGATCCACGGCGGTGGCTGGGTGATCGGTGACCTCGACACCTACGACCAGACCTGCCGCCGGTTCTGCCGCGACGGGGAGATGGCGGTGCTGTCGGTGGACTACCGGCTCGCTCCGGAAGCGCCGTTCCCGGCCGCGGTCGAGGACTCGATGACCGCGGTCCGCTGGGCGCTGGAGCACCGAGCCGAGCTCGGTGGCAGCGACCTGGTCGCGGTGGGCGGGGACAGCGCGGGCGGCAACCTCTCCGCCATCGCCGCGCAGGAGCTGCGCGACCAGCTGGCCGCTCAAGTGCTGATCTACCCCTCGACCGACATGGCCGGCGACTACCCATCGCGCGCTGAGAACGCCGAAGGCTACTTCCTCGACCTCGCCACGATGGTGTGGTTCTCCGGGCACTACCTGAGCGGCGGCGAGCGCCTCGACCTGGCCGACCCGCGGCTGTCGCCCATCGCCAGCGACGTCGCCGGTGTCGCACCGGCCGTCGTGGTCACGGCGGAGTACGACCCGCTCCGGGACGAGGGCGAGGCCTACGCCGACAAGCTCGCCGCGGCCGGCGTCAAGGTCGACCGCACTCGCTACGACGGCCTGGTGCACGGCTTCCTCGACATGGGCGCGATGAGCCCGGCCGCGGACGCCGCGCTCGGTGACATCATCGCGCTCACGAAGGCCCTGCTCGACCGGCTCGCCTGA